The genomic window TACTTTAACACGAAAGACTTGTGGTTGCTCTGGAAGTGTCTCACCTCTTGCAGGCACTTCTTCATTGTACTTTCTAAGAGATTCCGCGATGTCTTGATCTTTCACTTTCTGTTGCTCTAGCCTTTTCTTTCCATCACTGTGTTTGGTTGACTTGATATGGTAGCTAATGCTACTTTTCTTCAGTGGCAATTCTTCCCTACACTCCTGGCAAAAAAGCTTACTGGATGATACAATGAATGGTTCTGTCGGATATTCTTTAACCCTTTGTTGAGGCTTGATACCTTTTGGATTACTTGGACAGCTAGAGCGTGCTCTTTTCTTGCCAGTTGGTGGGTTCTTCGTAACTTTTCGCTTACGAGACAGCTCTGACATGTTTGGGGCTTTAAGAACACTTAGCAAGGAAACAGAAGAATTTCCACTACGCATAGAAGAATCAGATTCGATGCTTACAGCTTGGCTAGAGATATTTGTCACCTGATCAGATTCGTTTTCGCTATGGCCACCATCTTCTACTGCGACTCGATCTTCCATCGCATTTCCATCACTGTCGCTACTAGATTCAGAGTCCAACTGATTTAAAACGTTCATGGCGGGGCTGGAATAGCAATAGCTAGAACGATTCTCACAATTAATTTAGCCTCGCGATTAACACcaacaaagaaattaccaaCCTCGTTAACAGCTCGTGTTAGACAGTGTATTGTcaaattcgattgtgggttatgCACCAAGGCACTATGATTCAGTCATGATATTATAAAGAGGAAACTCGTTGTATGGTATGTTACCTTACTTCTGTGTGTTTCATGTACTCATACTGCAGTAATATCACTCGTTTTGCCGTTAGACTATATAACATAGTTAATTTTGCTGAAATTTCctcctatttttccagcattttgctctttgctttcaTGTTCCTATTATTCTAAATATTTTGCGGGCAAAATCGGTGCATCCCTATCAAATACTTTAACAACAGCAATTACAACTATAACCAAAATATGTTTTACAATACACGTGTCTCAAGTGTCTATTACCAGCCTATTTACACTTAGCTATATCTGCTGTCCAAGCTATATTACGCTATAATACATGTACTACCCACTtcaatttcagctatgttcagcccattacacagtgttataaatgaagaacagtgttaagaATCCTCACTGCAATCAGTCCGGTCACCctggaaaatacggacgattcccatttTCAAATGTaccgtagggaagccatgcattgcgctaccacgaatcgacaccttgggttgtcagcaaaaagaaattggacacaaaggaggacaaaggtaagtccatgatgcgtgcattgtacatactgtggtattcGAAAAGTCAtgtctcaggatgaagcgacgtcgaacagtgaaaaagtcaggcccatagccttagctgttattgagttgcaCTTGCCTGAAGACATCAGATAGGCaagcaggcaagcaggcagttagtcagtagaaaattccactaaatatattTTTATTTCATAGCTGGAAGCATTTatgatcatactgaaggcacttttgagttTGGCTATACCTACtgaatactgccaaggtgccaggatggagctgtgaagctgttttttgggtgaatCTTTTGGCTAGGAAAATCCAAATCTCCACGATCCTTaatataccatactgtatgataacaaaaGAATTGTACAAGTAAGAATAGTATATACCTCTTCAGAGCAGGACCAGAGACCAGAGATTTTTaatggtcaggccatccatctatagtgatatttaagtcattaTCTGCTTTCATTTGATTGAACTGCTGAGCACATGCAGCATGCATCAGCATGCAAATGGGGACATGCTCCCCTAGAAAATTTTATGAAAATAAATGCTCTGAAATGGTATCTGAGTGCTCTTTCagttttgttaacatcaatggtatATCCTGGTGATCTTTTCTGTAGCACATAATTATAAAATGGGCATGAGTGCTCTGACTGATACAAACACAAGAGCCTGAAGGCCGTTAGGTCCAAAGCTGAATGCACTTATACAGGTAGAGCATgagtgcacattgtataactgttatgtaccactcacctaatagttggggagagtctcacactGCACCTTtcataaaggccaggtttctaacattaaCTGTGGGTGACCAAGCTGAAAATTGCAGCGACGTTCCTCTACACTACTGTAGCCACCTGAGATAATGCGTTTGACCAAAGCTGGTACACTATGGGCCAAAGCACTAACCTACATTCACCATTTAGTGCTCAGCATACATGATCAACTCGATTTCCTATGGTTCTCTCGAGTGACTTGCAAGCTTAAAAGTGGTCAGACACAAATATTCTTGCACTGATGGTTCACAGTACTCATCAAGAGCTACGTACTTTATGTGATGCATGTATAAAGAACCGTGCATGGGAAGACAACACTACTACATATATCCTCCATCAAGAATGGTTTACGTGACCACAGATCTATATaatcatgtagctatagtgtattTATGCAATGGTATGTGTCACAACCTGGGCAAATATAAAAGAACATCATTGGCTGATACACTAAATGGCTGGAAGAAGGTTTAATTTCAAGACTACTCAGTGAGTTGAAATTCTTTTATGCATGTTGTTTGTCCAAGGTTGAGGACATCTTTATAGCAGTTAAACCATCGAAATGCTCATTGACACaaaatgtacatacaaacatacataaatgcatacgtacatatgtacatacatacacacacacacacacaaacacacacacacatagggacccgccgattatgctcataattttacctattatgctatgctgtactgctaaaaaattcacctattatgcttaaattaatgctcaatatttacctattatgctcgattatgctcaatgttcatgtcTTAgctcatatgctttgctactagtttaacaccgtatagaaagaaaaaaatgagtggctggaacacaaataataaattcttgctgcatgcctgcatgtaagagaaaagatcgatatactctaatagaacagtcagttttatgattgttctattagagttactgactgctctattagagtatatcgatcttattttgcaattgtcagcaagaatttacactattgtacaaatatttaacatattatgctggcattacgctcaatgcttttaggtacctattatgctcaaaattatgctagcataatcggcgggtccctaaacacacatacatacaaatgcAGGTGCTAACTAAGCAAACATAACTTGCGAGTTAGTTAAACAATATGACACACAATTTCACTCACCCGTTGAAGAAGTACCCTCACTAATATCAAATATAAACACTCCTGGTGTACCAACGTTACTATCACTAGCAATATTAATAATATCATCTGTACGCGATCCATTTACAATGACAGCTTCCAGCCCATCTCCCTTGTTAATACCAACTTGTGCTGGAGTTCCTCCTGTTCCATTAACTCCACCATCATTATCTCCAGTGGTCCATTCTATCATATCATCAGCATACAAGTAAATAGCGTAAGACTTTAATTGTCCATCTGTGGCCACcacacactggaatgtgttggtctataaaaaataataattgtgtTCATTATATACATTAGCATTTGTACCACCACAAAGGTTTAATTATGGTGTTGAATGGTATGCTACAACTATAGTCCATTCATGTTCTGGTACCCTTATTAATTCTTGCTTCAAGAGCTAACTGCTCAACATTTATTTTAGTAGTGCTGTAAAGACTTTAATTCTGGAACTGTTACTCAGAAAGTGCCTTGCTATGACCGAGAACAAGAGTAATGATGCTTTAGAAATACCCAAACAGTACATAAATATGTttataacatgaaaacatgcttgtttccAGTTAAGTGAACTCAAAATCACTTCTTTGATactatagtttattcatgtagctttgtgtcctgggtgaaaaatcgaatctgctgacatggtcgataagaccggttttctcatactgggtcacatatatcaatCATGAATATTTCCAGGCTCTTGCTTATTTCACCAAGTTCTGACACTCGTATGTATACTAGTAATCGTGATAATCATGCACAGAAGTCTCAATGAACATGCAAGCAGACATTGCTGCACTGCTCTCTAAAACACAACAATAACATATTGgcacctgtgtgtgtgtgtgtgcgtgcgtgcgtgcgtgcgtgtgtgcgcaaGACTCACAGTTACCAAAACTTGATGAagaaatacatgtacagtggaaccttgattatctgaacaccaatTAACCGAATACTTGATCATCCGAACACCAAATCGAATGCTTAATTAGACTATTTTATCAACAAgcgtatgctttattagagtagttgagcaaagctctgtatacaGATGTCTGGACATTCGAATTTATGTACTATTCGATTATATGAACACACTTCCCCCAGGTTCCCCCAATTAGTTTGAGGTTACCAGTGTTGGagtagttacttttaaaatgtaacttgttacatattacatattatttacaaccgAACTagttagttacagttacatattatccattcaataaagtaactataataatattacatattatattacattgtgtccacagccttaaggtgtgaaactaccactttatcatgtgacatggttgcgttgttggacaatgtgcaaatcttggttataagtaagaagctggtgaatgagcttcattcagtaggcttcgttacttcgcaGTGGCTAGATGTTACTccgtggattactaacaagattagtaacttcgttacttaaagtaatttagacttgttacagtaacttcattacttaggtaatgcattacatttgcaagtaagtaacttgagttatattacctgtttttacagcatatttcgctATGTTACTTctttaccacaaaagtaataattattacaaaacacattacttattatgtaacgtgttaccctCAACACTGGAGTTACACTGTAAAAGTAAAAAACCCTAACAATCACACATACTTTGTAAGTTATGGATCCTCTAATAAAGCGCTTATGAATAGGGAAGCCCAGTTATCTTGTATAAGACACAAAGGAATTAGTAAGTACTTGGAACACTCCTCAAAGGTACAACATACATTCAGTGACAGATATAAAATGTCTAAAAGTAGTTTCTGAAAATTTAATATTATAATATCAGGTCACAAGGAAGTGTGTAgcgcagccaagaaagccagtgcaccTAAGTTGCTGTGATGAAATGTATTGTTCAGAACAAGTAGGCTGATCTGTTGATGTTGCTATGGTGTGTACGTgctgagctggatcctcaaaaacatttaataactcatgaatgTAATTATACATGATCTTGAATTTggttcatttgtaacactgttcaACTTTCCAAAATAGTTTTAAATACTTTTGTTCAAATCTCTGACACAAGagttacggccaatcaaaattttcactataATATTTCCTTtagggaagccataaaatacaatgtccattacagccTTTTCCCCAAACTTGTAACGGAGCCAAactacatgtgtatgttgttgacacctttgctgccAGCACTGATCATTTGATTGACTGATATGTTAACTCCatcaagaaaaaaaatgaacttttaattttagctgtttttcagtaTCCagttcaacttgtacatacagtactatacatTCTGACAGTGAGAGagtgaggcaggcagaccaaaatacTGATTTTGACAATTCTTTAAAATTCCATATTCGGCTGACTGTAAGTGTTTTGCACTGTATTTGAGAGTATGTAAGAGTGttttgtaaaggtgatttttatcATGTATAATACGTATGTTTATAATTATGATGGCTTTTAGACATGGCATATTTAGCAACACACATCACAAtagggggaaccctactaaacaatACTGTCATACTGTTTGATCCACCAACCAAGAGAGCTTAACAATCTTGTAGCACAAGCATTTGTGATGGATACAtgtaacagctggtgcagtatCAGTTTTATAGTTTGCATACGTATTTAAAAACCATGCATGGTACATTAATAAGTTTCCTAGTGAAAAATTGTTGATGGTCGACATAGCTGTCTGCATTTTAGAGCCATTGACCAGCCTAATGCTAAAGGAGAGATGAACCATCTTTTGATTAATATGCTCTTTGAGGTAATTACTTGTAGCGCATTTATAAATAGCTGTGGTTACATGAAGTCTTCTTTTTAATGAAACTGGCTATAGAATAGAGTGACAGTTTACATTTATCATCAGTCCTCTCAATGCTTCTCACAGatccctagtgggataacatTCACAGAATAAGTGTGCTCTTTAAAGGTTGTGCATATGGGATACCAAAAGGAAAGAATAGCTTAAATTACCAAGATTTGGTTGTACGTAGAAGCTGCTCATAATCTGTGGTGCATTTGCAATGCACTGTGTTCAGTTATGACTCTATAATACATTATGAATTGTTTTAGAAACAAGCAATGAATAAACCTGCATTTATTTAGTAGGTGATAATTATAATGCATTGGATAGTTGAGAAATTCTTAATAACAGAGACAAGTGTATCTGCACATTTAAGGTATCGTGAAATCTAAAACTGAATATTTGCTTTTTGACAAATCACAATCTCACACTAATAAGGTAAGGAAGTCTCTCAACATGTTGTATACAAGCCATACATTGTACAACACTAATTACTATGCATATCTTAATATGCTTTGATCACCATCCATGTCTTCTGTGTAAGAGTTCTAAGTCCTTTTACTCATAGTTATATTATAGTTTCACTTTATAAAGTTTATTATGTGTGTATTCTGTGTCTAAATTGTGCTTAAAGAAGGAATTATACTAGCAAAGCTTTTAGCATAACAGTTTAAGCTTGACTTGgttcatatgtgaccgggcctgtaaaaacagggtatgtgggcacaaactatatgCCCCATCATGCTAcacagatcatatctcagtactgtaAAAGAACTTTCACATTCTGTatattgcatcataaagcctatcaaatgcttactaagagtgCATTGTGATAGCACAATAGTATAAAAATTTATgggtgatgaaagtgtgaaaaagtaggcaaaaattgtGTTCCTACATGCTgtgcagacccagtcacatgtACTGGTTACATATTTGTCAGTTGCACTATTGCAGTATCAAAGTACAACACAATAAGCTCCATACCACCATGTTTAAGTATGTACTTTGCATGTAATAGCATTACACATTGTGTAACTTTATACCTGATTAACAGTGCTGTTAAAATACCCCACTCTATCCCATGTAAAGATGTACAATTGTGTAGCACTGAAGGGAGCTTGATAGGGAAAGGCAGTTCTTATTTCAGTGTTAGCTCTATCAAATAGTAGAGGATCAGTACTCTGACCATACCATACATCACCAGTTCCTCTAGTGTCCACATCAGCCCAGAAAACTGCCAGTAATGATCTATCTCCATCCAATGGTAGCGGATCAGTTGTGAATGTTATTGAACTATTTGTGAAACTGATACCTCCATTGATGTGGAGCTGGGAGGAAAAGATGAAAGCATTTAATAAAACCATCTGATATATGTATGCACGGGGCAGATCCTGTTTGAAAGGAAGGGGGAGGGGGGACAAAGTATTACAATTATATGTATACTAAGAGTATACCTCAACAGTGTGTACAGCTAGAGGGTCTAAGTGCATGCCCCAAAACCTCTCCCAGGGGGAGGCAATTTCAAGCTATGTTTGTGAACTGAAAGAAAATTTAGCTATGCATATAAGTATTACAGGATCGGGTTCACAAGTAACTATGGACAAAAACGTTTAAAAAAACGAGTGCCTAGATATGTGGTACTTTTACTTCAATCAAGTCTTTGGCATGTACTACTTAAAACTATAGCAGTACTATTATGCGGCATCTGAAGAAAAGGACACATtgtctatatgtgactgaattttggaaaatcacccatgtGGGtgcgcatgaaataattagaattttcatgtttagtgggttgctaataagggcagagcacagttttgaaaatatttcaagaaattTCTTGTAATTTGAGGTAATGAGAATGGATTAAAATCATGAATAAGTAgctttgcactataaagtttacaatttgatcattaaatattttaggtgtcaaatgcacccacatgggtgattttccaaaattcagtcacatatacctTTCAAACTTTTGTGACTCACAACTTGTGGGTATGCCATTATGCTACGTCAATGCAATTCTTTGACCTTATCAAACATTTAGAGCTACTATATATGTAACCGAacttggaaaatcacccttatgggcacattcgacacattaaatatttagttctgaaacacagcattataagttaaattcctacccatttaaggatagaataaaccatagataccttgaattacaagaggaaatgtttgaaaagcgTTTTCTGCTATTAAAAGCACCACGCTAGTTTCAAAATACTAATTCATTCAAGCAtgacccataagggtgatttttcaATAGTAATGTAGGGTTAGTTCTACACTTTCTATTAGGTAATCTCAGTGAAAAAACAACTGAAATTTGTCGATCTACAAAAGTTACGTACTTCAAAGAATTGCATGTATATGGTAGATAATATAACAAATGTGATGCTTTTACGTAAGTAATgaagttgttttttttattacTAATCTGTGACCTGAAGTATACATACAGTGGATCGTCATAGTCCACTAAGTAGCTAACATTGAGCAACAACAATGTATTGAAGGCATGAAGCAGTATGAAGCTCACCTCAAACCAATGAATGAAGTTTATTGACCAGACAATAGTGTAATTTTTCTTGAATAcaataaccaagatttacattTCCCTACAACAAGGTTGTGTCACATCATAAGATGGTAGTTATgtatgtgacagcttaaggctattcAAATGAAGTAATGGTTTATTGTAGTTAATGTAATACTGATAATTATAGCTAGTTATAattactagtgttgcaccgatatgaggtTTTGCCGATATTCTGATAACCGATATTGAATAATGTTTTCAAGCCGATAAATGTAGCCGATCTGATATAGTTACACCtttttcagtcagtcagtaagtcattaggtctaagtccctgaaattaggttaggtaatcctaaggctgcagcacatgttgctgtcagaccttcagtgctggtcactgtaaagtgctaataataataataataataataatagccaaGCATGTcgattttgtagcaatttttactagaaatttgattgtgaaggaccaatttagcttgtttatagtagcagtattgctacaacaacagctgacagtacaccGAAGTAATAACAATATTGTGAAGCAGGAAATGCAACTCAATACATTTGTAAACGTCATTTGGTGTACATgtttacacatacacatatctgtatctgctgcttttttcactGTGGTGCCGATCCGATACTGATATACCAAAAACAAGCCGATAtatggtgttgttgtttttttgatAACAGATCTGATTATCGATGCAACACTAATAGTTACTCTTAGACTATAATGTAGAATATAGagggggatagaaaactatcATGTGAttcattataatttttttttgtaacaaatGCAATTCTTTATCACAAACTAGTGTCACAAAATGGATTTATAGTACTCTTTCGTAATGCGCACTTGTGTATCTAGGTGTTCCATCAACTATCCACTGCCTTGTCGAGCTTTATTCCTGCTTGTACTCCTCACCCACCCACACCAGCCCACAAGCATATGGCACACCTTACCAGTGACAGTAATGAAATTGGATAATTCTTGACAACCTAACCCTTCACTGATAAAGGTCATACAGTAcatcccaaaatgtattaaaaCTCTCTGGTTGTTATGGCTGAAAGCAACAAACTGTGTTCAACTTCAAAACGATTTATTCCCTTAAAAGTGCAAATTTGTGGCATGGCTTACTCCTCGATAGTAATGATTAGCTTTACTTTGAGTTATGAAGTTGCTTTGTGCTACTATACACCCTGCAGAGTAAGCAACGTTTCTCTGCAAAATTTAATTAAGAGAGCTTACAAAATGTGTTAATGGATCTGTATAGGTGAGGAGTATGCCTATAAAAGTAGTTTTCTATCCCGGGTCTTACGGCCCTCTATAATCTAATATGggtaactataactaataatATCTGTTACAAGCAGTAGTAACAAgtaacaaattatttttaaaaggtAACTAAATTAGCTAGTACCCCAACACTGTGCAGATAAATGGAGGCGATTCATGAATTTCAACTTTGTTCTGGCTTTTTATGACAGCACAGTTTTACTGAAGAAATGTAGTCAAACAAGTGTATATAGCACAATTTTATTTGAAAAACTTCGATTCCATGCCACAATTTTTCTATTGTGGATTCTCTGTCCACTTCTTTTGAGTACAACACTTGTACTTACGTCCTTAACTCTCGTAgttaacaaccaactagtccatAAAACTAGCCCTCTTTGCCAAGGCCCAACCAGTTCAATTGAATGATTGCACACATTCACTGAAATTGTATTGAAACCACCTGAGCCTGGAGGTACAGTAACTTAATACAGATAGTTGCAACTATGTTTAGGACTAATCTGCTTGTCTAGCATGTTTTCTAACAAGGCAAGAAACATTATCTTGCATAAAATTTTAGGTAAAGTTGGTGGTATTTCTGGTCGCTTACTGTCAGAAATTAACTAATTTACCCTTGGA from Dysidea avara chromosome 2, odDysAvar1.4, whole genome shotgun sequence includes these protein-coding regions:
- the LOC136247738 gene encoding sushi, nidogen and EGF-like domain-containing protein 1, yielding MLLRRIVLFHLLNIVTCVPVGQFYHFGADSNTRLGNEDASAVTILPNQTFYFYNQEQSTLILHINGGISFTNSSITFTTDPLPLDGDRSLLAVFWADVDTRGTGDVWYGQSTDPLLFDRANTEIRTAFPYQAPFSATQLYIFTWDRVGYFNSTVNQTNTFQCVVATDGQLKSYAIYLYADDMIEWTTGDNDGGVNGTGGTPAQVGINKGDGLEAVIVNGSRTDDIINIASDSNVGTPGVFIFDISEGTSSTGE